In Burkholderiales bacterium, one DNA window encodes the following:
- a CDS encoding glycosyltransferase family 2 protein, translating to MTETNDLTLVVPVYKEQANIRPFLQRTEAVMAKMGVSYEIIFSLDPSPDNTEGVILEEINRNPNIKLLVFSRRFGQPAATMAGILSCTGDTCVVIDVDLQDPPELIEQLLAKLREGYEVVYARRRSRKGETPAKRLISYMGYSAINRLSDVQIPRNTGDFRIMTRRVIEELRRLNETHGFLRGLVAYVGFKQAYVEYDRDERFAGKGNYNRLTGSLKIGLNGLISFSSRPLQLMSLAGVGLAGFSFLLGAWYLLQKLLGVELTPGLPTTVLVVTFFAGVQLLGLGLIGEYVGRIYDEVKRRPMYIIDKKINFDRPET from the coding sequence ATGACTGAAACCAATGATCTCACATTAGTTGTGCCTGTCTATAAGGAACAAGCCAACATTCGCCCCTTCCTGCAGCGCACTGAAGCGGTGATGGCGAAGATGGGGGTGAGTTACGAAATTATTTTCTCCCTCGATCCATCGCCCGACAATACCGAAGGCGTGATTCTGGAGGAGATCAACCGCAATCCGAACATCAAGCTGCTCGTATTCTCGCGGCGATTCGGGCAACCGGCCGCGACGATGGCGGGCATTCTCAGCTGCACCGGCGACACGTGTGTCGTGATCGATGTCGATCTGCAGGATCCCCCAGAGCTGATTGAACAGCTCCTTGCCAAGCTTCGTGAAGGATATGAGGTCGTCTATGCAAGACGCCGCTCGCGCAAAGGCGAGACGCCGGCCAAGCGATTAATTTCTTATATGGGGTACTCGGCGATCAACAGGCTAAGCGACGTGCAGATTCCCAGAAACACGGGGGATTTCAGGATTATGACGCGCCGTGTAATCGAGGAACTGCGGCGCCTGAACGAGACGCATGGATTCCTTCGGGGGTTGGTGGCCTATGTGGGTTTTAAGCAGGCTTATGTCGAATACGACCGTGATGAGCGGTTTGCCGGCAAGGGCAACTACAACCGTCTGACCGGGTCCCTCAAGATCGGGCTGAACGGGTTGATCAGCTTCAGCAGCAGGCCGCTGCAGCTCATGTCGCTTGCGGGGGTCGGGCTGGCAGGATTCAGCTTTTTGCTTGGCGCCTGGTATTTGCTGCAAAAGCTGTTGGGGGTGGAATTAACTCCCGGTTTGCCGACAACGGTGTTGGTGGTGACGTTCTTCGCCGGAGTACAACTGCTTGGTCTGGGATTGATCGG